Proteins encoded within one genomic window of Cytophagales bacterium:
- a CDS encoding amino acid adenylation domain-containing protein has product MEYKTYPLSTQQEGVWFHDLQAEDHSRWTRTTVWEIGGDLDYDVFKRALKSIISEHLIYKTVFILEDDSVKQSIQDEFDFDSYFALSDISAQQEDYADTIKQISTNLNATEFQLERLPLIKFVLVKIDDKKHLLFSCKHHIISDATSNQVLKKRIVDKYHSLLNGRAAEEDNQSVQYHDYALWQKEFKNSPRYDELRLWWKSKIQGSSFFLELPAMAFENDLSEKANYQEIVISSELTEKIRNHCLRKRVIFSAPFLTSLYLLLHGYTAHTELMVGTVVNGRDANKSQFKKGLGLFANTLPLKSTIDRNQSLKQYIKKVNDDFIEAYSRRAYLYEDLIRDCGYNNSGDILNPLFNVTFNLIKDPGTGRNDEHVSGIRIDPFKNNFFDKKSRATHAALSLTVIDSITDIKIRFICDEAQLSREYLNGLSASYLDILSQVIENEEISLSEVSHISKTEREKILNEFNKTDFSNPLPQCRSILDLIENATATYPDKIALKEGTRTITYRELGRLSNNVAFNLLDGGLKKGAICALLSDPSIETIIGILGILKAGGTYLAIDPELPMERIKYILSNCNTALVLGSTHIDRKNVPVPVSELEQLINKTPNSGERLIDISPDDQIYVIYTSGTTGKPKGTKISHGNMLNYITWVNDDYEVSSKDKFVTTTSFAFDAAYISIFPSLTTGAELHLPKKEQVLNAEIMNEYIHNEEITVIPTTPSILSVIVDSPYFSSSKFKSMRVVMAGGEKVKTSTIRVILDQLPHVKVFNAYGPTEVTIASTSHLVTPDNLDAFIETPVIGRPLYNTQIHILDKYQRITPIGVPGELCIAGKSVGQGYVNNEALTNEKFVDDPFAGYGKMYKTGDIARWLPNGTIDFIGRNDEQVKIKGFRIEKGEIESAISSINGVYGVFVNVFKPNQEDVILCAYFTAAQKIEIDAMQVQLEAKLPYYMLPAFIYQLDQFPTTNNGKIDVGRLPAPDSRELQLESVVLPQTEYEHVLFKIWMELFSLDQLSILDNFFLIGGNSVKAVKLIGELEHTYNLRLDLKKIFSSPTIKSLARYLEKIEEQDKKVIPRVQNKRFELSSAQKRIYFAHQLNPGGLKYHAPHAVRIKGNLDIAKLENAFINVIRNNGILRTTFHEADGEIWQQIEEEFDFKIELIDNAGKTVQSLSRLIQNLPLNQAPLCRIFLIRESSTDHILVMNMHHIISDATSNELLLKGVFKAYDGLPLENSEGHQFFDYVNWLKISAKRNLEVQKKYWINVFDGFSDESRIPYDKTPNDGDIEAQGRITFSIEDDKFNQLRQLSGGINTSMHAVLFAIYKVVLSEFIGDEDVVVGIPVDNRPQPEFRETLGLFINTLAIRSQPKKHINFLDYVLELNDITISGHTNQDYPFDELVNELGIKRHVHRNPIFDTLFNYKETDQISGVKNYHPELQFIPLRLSKDQSNFDLRAYLLGWDDKIDVSFTFDLKLLREKTILYLADQYQLMLDEVLSNPHRKISAFSLFQFNLNEGQLIEQPSEPISSKNRLDYKDSDKTILDYFDEIVTAYGQKAAVRDRDRSISYDELNELSHVIANQIIQSPNSDKAGGQPVVLLLDKGIELVAAILGVLRSNNFYVILDINYPLDRLETLAQASGAKLILTHADAQSQADEIQSRLGNIQVLNLDSKELATNKENVFTTDLTYNNDEIAYALYTSGSTGKPKCVAQSARNLLYHVCQYSEALGINANDRMAWLANPAHDASVVDIFSGLLNGATLCSYQIGLQSGEAMDLSEWLNEEKITIYHSVPTVFGMLMQSTPKHVIFPSVKYVVLGGEQVFSSMVVNHQSHFPEETRLVNLYGASEASIVSLNIQSFNELEEFGNIPIGYPPADMQLSFGKDNKDIKVYGKYELTLKSFYLAEYVDDLVKEKSSVVDRLRQERQFETGDIVRIVEDDTLQFEGRVDDLYKIKGNRVNLFEIEQTMAQYPRVKNVAASVHDPSMPKETLNLYFTSDEELSVAELESFLWQKLPEYMMPSGIMQLEEIPQTNSGKVNRRLLPKIQKGVTTLTRPTSDLQKKIAQQWSDLLNIERDELYCESNFFALGGHSLKLVHLLSAFNKAFDLRLSLKDFYKQPTIAFLESFVIKGEDQHPGQSEKLPEIKPDAGRKIYHASSNQKRLFALHRLNVESTTYNMFSCYFFHGEVDSDKLMESVRRLVERHESLRTYFVLDGEELVQKIMDTPEHCVDFYETEEDHLEDTIEKFKRPFDLTQGPLFRFQLHRLNPEKHCFLMDIHHIISDGFSNGILIDELNKIYNGQELEQLEVAFKDYTTWEQDLFKSDGLVKQKQYWQEVFSGEIPVLEFPMDFTRSAQQNLEGDIVSFELSAEISASLKEICRSSEVTVYTLLLSLYKVLLSKYTGQEDLIVGTVNAGRVQAETQRIVGMFANTLALRSQPVGDKPFLTYLKEVSDVCISSFDNQIYPFERIVDDLGINQEVSRNPLFDTLFILQNLDSLTLEFDQYTLERKKRKGVSPKFDFEVVVHEREQKFLFNIFYRKSLFKPQTMKRFASCFENLIHNVALNSKAEIKDLSIVDKKEAKRIASFSQTSSFNIDGQKSISDIIELHAVKNPDGIAVSTHGKSITYRELSVLSGKVANYLSGRGVGHSDIVALSIGRSPELIVSMVGVLKLRAGFLSLSRSLPEQRIQYLLNDSKPKCILTDDVNLFEVQGVETNHYQEAVKYDEPFALSEEFDNAETLAYLIYTSGTTGNPKGVQISHRSLINTVTSMNNAYSDQFNSSDVCLCIANVSFDAYVLEVFTALLNGAELFITSDTDEFTPSTIAKVIASYGITWSCIPPSLLEGVCEQVSSQETKTSLNKIIMGAESVSARTLHHIYQTFPGITVINAYGPAEATVFSTSCRCNDYDFHEGQLPVGRPILNTQIYILDKYRKPVPIGMAGELYIGGTGLSLGYLNASDGENAKFMPSPFDLTERIYRTGDKAKWLENGHVQFLGRADSQLKIRGYRIEPGEVEKALTQHTEIKQAVVIGLKVEQILIAYYTSPEELPNGELRKYLMASLPEYMIPSIFIHLDEIPLTTHGKVDVKTLSQPDIEAYLNGDNYEQPTTETEVILVTVFQEFFNLKGIGLNHDFFELGGNSLKAMSLVARIENQFQVSLSLIDFMSNPKIKHLAELIDSGQLNEPKVRVVNRPFFGLSRSKEIYYDYYEPLNAKKNVAVIICQSIGNESIVAKFTVSKLAEKISEHAYPTIYFDFAGTGNSEGELSDFVVDDWVCNIETAVNEIKTKCNPDKIVLLGLRFGGLLSMMHIRRLERVDKLILWEPVEDGSGFIEEARANHKKWFNGGFAFQKRVQKGGEEFKDSYFPNTLIKEIERLHIDNALTRDDVKIYQLGGENLVLQTDQDNLTYQKSRNNRFWERKSDEGAKRLIPEEDFSSIIKWISSI; this is encoded by the coding sequence ATGGAATACAAAACATACCCTCTGTCTACACAGCAAGAAGGTGTTTGGTTTCATGATTTGCAAGCCGAAGATCACTCTCGATGGACAAGAACCACTGTGTGGGAAATTGGTGGTGATTTAGATTATGATGTATTCAAAAGGGCACTTAAGTCCATTATAAGTGAGCATCTAATATACAAAACCGTCTTTATTCTGGAAGATGATAGCGTTAAACAATCCATTCAAGATGAGTTTGACTTTGATTCGTATTTTGCCCTGTCTGACATAAGTGCTCAACAAGAAGATTATGCTGATACGATAAAGCAAATCAGCACAAATCTCAATGCCACGGAATTCCAACTGGAGCGCTTACCTCTCATTAAGTTTGTCCTGGTCAAAATTGATGATAAAAAGCACCTGCTGTTTTCTTGCAAGCATCATATCATTTCTGATGCTACGTCTAATCAGGTGCTTAAAAAAAGAATAGTAGACAAATATCATTCACTTCTGAATGGACGTGCGGCAGAGGAGGATAATCAAAGTGTCCAGTATCATGATTATGCCTTATGGCAAAAAGAGTTTAAAAACTCCCCAAGATACGATGAGTTAAGGCTCTGGTGGAAGTCAAAAATTCAGGGTAGTTCCTTCTTCCTTGAATTACCTGCCATGGCTTTTGAAAATGATTTGTCTGAAAAAGCCAACTATCAAGAGATCGTTATCAGTTCTGAGCTGACGGAAAAAATAAGAAATCACTGTTTGCGAAAAAGAGTGATATTTTCCGCTCCATTCCTTACCTCACTTTATCTGCTGTTGCATGGTTATACAGCTCACACAGAGTTGATGGTGGGTACAGTAGTCAATGGGCGAGATGCAAATAAATCTCAATTCAAAAAAGGCCTGGGGCTGTTTGCCAATACCTTGCCACTGAAATCTACCATCGACCGCAATCAGAGTCTAAAGCAATATATCAAAAAGGTCAACGATGACTTTATCGAGGCATATTCAAGGAGAGCGTATCTATATGAAGATCTCATAAGGGATTGTGGGTATAATAACAGCGGTGATATATTGAATCCTCTTTTTAATGTTACTTTCAATTTAATAAAAGACCCTGGGACGGGTAGGAATGACGAGCATGTAAGTGGAATTCGGATTGATCCATTTAAGAATAACTTCTTTGATAAGAAGAGTAGGGCAACCCATGCTGCGCTTTCATTGACTGTGATCGATAGCATTACTGATATAAAAATTCGATTTATATGTGATGAAGCACAATTGAGTAGGGAGTACCTAAATGGTCTGTCAGCGAGTTACCTGGATATACTTTCTCAAGTCATAGAAAATGAAGAGATTTCGCTCAGCGAGGTGTCGCATATTTCAAAAACCGAGAGAGAAAAAATCCTGAATGAATTTAACAAGACAGATTTTTCCAACCCTTTGCCCCAGTGCCGTTCGATTTTAGATCTAATTGAAAATGCAACGGCTACGTATCCGGATAAAATCGCACTGAAGGAAGGAACAAGAACAATTACTTACCGTGAGCTTGGCAGGCTAAGTAATAATGTTGCTTTCAATTTGTTAGATGGAGGATTGAAGAAGGGTGCGATATGTGCACTCTTATCTGACCCTTCGATAGAGACAATAATTGGTATTTTGGGCATACTGAAAGCGGGTGGTACCTATTTGGCAATTGATCCTGAACTGCCCATGGAAAGAATCAAATACATTCTTTCTAATTGTAACACTGCTTTGGTACTTGGCAGTACACATATTGATAGGAAAAATGTTCCGGTTCCAGTCAGTGAATTGGAACAACTTATCAACAAAACACCGAATTCAGGTGAGCGGTTAATTGATATTTCACCGGACGATCAAATATATGTAATATATACTTCAGGAACTACGGGGAAACCTAAAGGGACAAAGATTTCTCATGGCAACATGCTCAACTATATTACATGGGTCAATGATGATTATGAAGTCTCAAGTAAGGACAAGTTTGTTACTACAACGTCTTTTGCATTTGATGCTGCCTACATTAGTATTTTTCCGTCTCTGACAACTGGCGCAGAGCTACATTTACCAAAAAAGGAGCAGGTTTTGAATGCGGAAATTATGAATGAATACATTCATAATGAGGAAATAACAGTCATTCCGACGACCCCTTCTATTTTAAGCGTAATTGTTGATTCACCGTATTTTTCTTCTTCGAAATTCAAGTCCATGAGGGTAGTAATGGCAGGAGGAGAAAAGGTAAAAACCAGTACGATAAGGGTTATTTTGGATCAACTACCACATGTTAAAGTCTTTAATGCGTATGGTCCTACGGAAGTAACAATTGCTTCAACATCTCATCTGGTTACTCCCGATAATTTGGATGCATTCATTGAAACGCCTGTAATTGGAAGACCCTTATATAATACGCAGATACATATACTAGACAAGTATCAAAGAATCACTCCTATAGGGGTACCTGGAGAATTGTGTATTGCTGGAAAAAGCGTTGGTCAGGGATACGTGAACAATGAAGCGTTGACCAACGAAAAATTTGTAGATGATCCGTTTGCCGGGTATGGCAAAATGTACAAAACGGGGGACATTGCCAGATGGCTACCTAATGGTACAATAGATTTTATTGGAAGAAATGACGAACAGGTAAAAATAAAAGGGTTCAGAATTGAAAAAGGCGAAATAGAATCAGCTATTAGCTCCATTAACGGTGTGTATGGTGTTTTTGTCAATGTATTTAAACCCAATCAGGAAGATGTCATTTTATGTGCCTATTTCACAGCGGCCCAAAAAATTGAAATTGATGCAATGCAGGTGCAATTGGAAGCAAAGTTGCCCTACTATATGTTACCAGCATTTATTTATCAGCTGGATCAATTCCCCACAACGAATAACGGAAAAATTGATGTAGGCCGATTACCAGCTCCTGATTCACGTGAACTGCAGTTAGAAAGTGTTGTTTTACCGCAAACTGAATACGAGCATGTTTTATTCAAAATTTGGATGGAGCTTTTCTCGCTGGATCAATTGTCAATTCTTGATAACTTCTTCCTCATCGGGGGCAATTCGGTTAAGGCGGTAAAGCTTATTGGAGAACTTGAGCATACCTACAACCTTCGGCTAGACCTCAAAAAAATATTCTCTTCTCCGACCATTAAGAGTTTGGCGAGGTATCTTGAGAAGATTGAGGAGCAGGATAAAAAAGTCATTCCAAGGGTTCAGAATAAAAGATTTGAACTTTCCTCGGCTCAAAAGAGAATTTACTTTGCTCATCAGCTTAACCCAGGTGGCTTAAAATATCACGCACCACATGCGGTTAGAATAAAGGGAAATCTCGATATCGCAAAGCTTGAGAATGCCTTCATCAATGTTATCCGGAATAATGGAATTTTGAGAACCACCTTTCATGAGGCTGATGGAGAGATTTGGCAGCAGATTGAAGAAGAGTTTGACTTTAAAATTGAGTTGATTGATAATGCTGGTAAAACAGTTCAAAGTCTCTCACGCTTGATTCAAAACCTGCCATTAAATCAAGCCCCGCTCTGCAGGATATTCTTGATTCGGGAATCAAGCACTGACCATATATTGGTGATGAACATGCACCATATTATTTCGGATGCCACCTCTAATGAATTACTGCTAAAAGGGGTGTTTAAAGCATATGATGGTTTACCTCTTGAGAACAGTGAGGGTCATCAATTCTTCGATTATGTAAACTGGCTAAAGATAAGTGCTAAAAGAAATCTTGAAGTACAGAAAAAATACTGGATCAACGTATTTGATGGGTTTTCTGATGAAAGCAGAATACCGTATGACAAAACACCAAACGATGGAGATATAGAGGCACAAGGCCGCATTACATTTTCTATTGAAGATGACAAGTTCAATCAGCTAAGACAGCTTAGCGGAGGAATAAACACATCAATGCATGCCGTCCTTTTTGCCATTTATAAAGTGGTTTTATCTGAATTTATTGGTGACGAAGATGTTGTCGTTGGCATTCCGGTAGATAACAGGCCTCAGCCTGAATTTCGTGAAACTTTGGGGCTGTTTATCAATACATTGGCCATTCGTAGCCAGCCGAAGAAGCACATCAATTTTTTGGATTACGTTTTGGAGTTGAATGATATCACCATTTCAGGACACACCAATCAGGATTATCCGTTCGACGAATTGGTAAACGAATTAGGAATAAAAAGGCATGTTCATAGAAACCCGATATTCGATACACTATTCAATTATAAAGAGACAGATCAAATTAGTGGTGTAAAAAACTATCACCCGGAACTTCAATTTATTCCCCTTCGCTTGTCAAAAGATCAGTCAAACTTTGACCTCCGGGCATATCTTTTAGGATGGGACGACAAAATAGATGTTTCATTCACCTTTGATCTTAAGTTATTAAGAGAAAAGACAATTCTGTACCTGGCTGATCAATATCAGTTAATGTTGGATGAAGTTTTGTCGAATCCTCATAGAAAGATTTCAGCGTTTAGCTTATTCCAATTTAATCTCAATGAAGGGCAATTAATTGAACAGCCATCTGAGCCCATCAGTAGTAAGAACCGTCTTGATTACAAAGATTCCGACAAAACCATTCTAGACTACTTCGATGAAATAGTAACTGCTTATGGACAAAAGGCTGCTGTTCGAGACAGAGATAGATCAATCTCTTATGATGAGCTTAATGAGCTGTCTCATGTTATTGCAAACCAAATAATTCAAAGTCCTAACAGTGATAAAGCAGGCGGACAGCCGGTTGTATTGCTATTAGACAAGGGGATTGAACTTGTTGCAGCCATACTCGGCGTATTGCGGTCAAATAACTTTTATGTCATTTTGGATATCAATTATCCGCTGGATAGGCTTGAGACACTTGCACAAGCATCCGGGGCAAAATTGATTTTGACCCATGCTGATGCTCAAAGTCAAGCCGATGAGATTCAAAGTCGTTTGGGTAACATCCAGGTATTGAACCTTGATTCAAAGGAATTGGCGACCAATAAAGAGAATGTCTTTACAACGGATCTGACTTACAATAATGACGAAATTGCTTATGCCCTGTATACTTCGGGATCTACTGGTAAACCGAAGTGTGTTGCCCAATCAGCAAGAAACCTCTTATATCACGTATGCCAATACTCAGAAGCACTCGGGATCAATGCAAATGATCGAATGGCCTGGCTTGCCAATCCGGCCCATGATGCTTCGGTCGTTGATATATTTAGTGGTCTCTTGAATGGTGCCACTTTATGCAGCTATCAGATAGGTTTACAAAGTGGCGAAGCCATGGACTTGTCGGAATGGTTGAATGAGGAAAAAATCACAATTTATCATTCTGTACCTACAGTCTTTGGAATGCTGATGCAGTCTACTCCCAAACATGTCATATTTCCTTCTGTGAAATATGTGGTTTTAGGGGGAGAGCAAGTATTCTCTTCCATGGTAGTGAATCATCAATCACATTTCCCCGAGGAAACACGATTGGTGAATTTGTACGGCGCTTCTGAAGCCTCCATCGTAAGTCTGAACATACAGTCCTTTAATGAGTTAGAGGAATTTGGCAACATTCCGATTGGTTATCCACCCGCTGACATGCAGCTTAGTTTTGGGAAGGATAATAAGGACATCAAGGTTTATGGAAAATATGAATTGACCCTCAAAAGTTTTTACCTGGCAGAATATGTCGATGACCTGGTCAAAGAGAAAAGTTCGGTTGTTGATCGCTTGCGACAAGAGAGACAATTTGAAACAGGAGATATTGTCAGGATAGTAGAAGATGACACGCTCCAGTTTGAAGGGCGGGTAGATGACTTGTACAAGATTAAGGGAAATAGGGTCAACCTTTTCGAAATTGAACAAACGATGGCACAATACCCCAGGGTCAAAAATGTTGCCGCCAGCGTTCATGACCCAAGCATGCCAAAAGAAACGCTAAACCTTTATTTTACATCGGACGAGGAATTATCCGTTGCTGAATTGGAAAGTTTCTTATGGCAGAAACTACCTGAATATATGATGCCATCGGGGATCATGCAATTGGAGGAAATTCCACAGACAAATTCAGGAAAAGTAAATCGTAGGTTATTACCTAAAATACAAAAAGGAGTCACTACGTTGACCCGACCTACGAGTGATTTACAGAAAAAAATTGCGCAGCAATGGTCAGATTTATTAAATATTGAGCGGGACGAGCTTTATTGTGAGAGTAATTTCTTTGCCTTAGGTGGGCATTCACTGAAGTTGGTGCATTTGTTATCAGCTTTCAATAAAGCATTTGATTTACGCCTGAGTTTAAAAGATTTCTATAAACAGCCTACGATTGCATTTCTGGAAAGTTTTGTGATCAAAGGTGAAGACCAACATCCAGGTCAGTCAGAAAAATTACCTGAAATTAAACCAGATGCAGGTAGAAAAATTTATCATGCCTCTTCCAATCAAAAGCGTCTTTTTGCACTGCACAGGCTCAATGTTGAGAGTACTACTTACAACATGTTTTCATGCTACTTCTTTCATGGAGAAGTAGATTCAGATAAATTAATGGAGTCTGTCAGACGACTGGTGGAGCGGCATGAGTCTTTGAGAACCTATTTCGTTTTGGATGGAGAGGAGCTGGTTCAAAAGATAATGGACACTCCTGAGCATTGTGTTGACTTCTATGAAACAGAAGAGGACCACTTAGAAGACACAATTGAAAAATTCAAAAGACCCTTTGACCTGACCCAGGGTCCTTTGTTTAGGTTTCAACTCCATCGCCTGAACCCTGAGAAGCATTGCTTTCTCATGGACATACACCACATTATTTCAGATGGTTTTTCAAATGGAATATTAATTGATGAATTAAACAAAATCTATAACGGTCAGGAATTAGAACAACTAGAGGTAGCGTTTAAGGATTATACCACCTGGGAACAAGATTTATTTAAAAGCGACGGGTTAGTTAAGCAAAAGCAATATTGGCAAGAAGTATTCTCTGGTGAAATTCCCGTTTTGGAGTTTCCAATGGACTTTACACGTTCTGCTCAGCAAAACCTTGAAGGAGATATCGTTTCTTTCGAGCTGTCTGCAGAAATATCAGCGTCACTCAAAGAGATATGCAGAAGTAGCGAGGTGACTGTATATACTTTGCTTTTGAGTCTCTACAAAGTTTTGCTTTCAAAATATACCGGGCAAGAGGATCTAATTGTTGGCACTGTGAATGCGGGGAGAGTTCAAGCCGAAACTCAAAGAATAGTAGGGATGTTTGCCAATACCCTTGCGTTGAGAAGTCAGCCCGTAGGTGACAAGCCTTTCTTGACCTATCTGAAAGAAGTTAGTGATGTTTGTATTTCTTCATTTGACAATCAAATATACCCTTTTGAACGCATCGTAGATGACCTGGGTATCAATCAGGAGGTTAGTAGAAATCCACTATTTGATACGCTATTTATCCTTCAAAATCTTGATAGCCTTACTTTAGAATTTGATCAGTATACCCTGGAAAGGAAGAAGCGAAAAGGAGTTTCGCCGAAATTTGACTTTGAAGTAGTGGTACATGAGAGAGAGCAGAAGTTTCTCTTTAATATTTTTTACAGGAAGAGTCTCTTCAAACCTCAGACCATGAAAAGGTTTGCCTCTTGCTTTGAGAATTTGATCCATAACGTAGCGCTTAATTCCAAAGCTGAGATTAAGGACCTTTCGATAGTTGATAAGAAAGAAGCTAAACGGATTGCCTCCTTCAGTCAGACCTCTTCATTCAATATTGATGGTCAAAAGAGCATCTCTGACATCATAGAATTACACGCTGTAAAAAATCCGGATGGCATTGCGGTAAGCACCCATGGTAAAAGTATTACTTACAGAGAATTGTCTGTCTTATCCGGGAAGGTAGCCAATTACTTATCGGGCCGGGGAGTTGGCCATAGCGATATAGTTGCGCTTTCTATTGGACGCTCGCCTGAATTGATCGTATCCATGGTTGGCGTTTTGAAGCTCAGAGCAGGCTTTCTTTCCTTGAGCAGGTCCCTACCAGAGCAAAGGATTCAATACTTATTGAATGACAGCAAGCCTAAGTGTATACTGACCGATGATGTGAATTTGTTTGAGGTGCAAGGTGTTGAAACCAACCATTACCAGGAGGCGGTCAAGTACGATGAACCTTTTGCTCTGTCGGAAGAATTCGATAATGCCGAGACGCTGGCCTATCTTATCTATACTTCTGGTACTACCGGTAATCCGAAGGGGGTACAGATTTCGCACCGGTCGTTGATTAATACTGTAACGTCAATGAACAACGCATATTCTGATCAATTCAATTCTTCAGACGTATGCCTATGCATTGCAAATGTTTCTTTTGATGCCTACGTATTAGAGGTTTTTACTGCTCTTTTAAATGGTGCTGAATTATTTATTACTTCAGACACAGATGAGTTCACACCTTCAACTATCGCGAAGGTGATTGCTAGCTATGGAATCACGTGGAGTTGTATTCCTCCCTCCCTTTTGGAGGGTGTATGTGAACAGGTCAGCTCGCAAGAGACGAAGACCAGTTTGAACAAGATTATTATGGGTGCTGAATCGGTAAGTGCCCGAACATTGCATCATATCTATCAAACCTTCCCCGGTATAACAGTGATCAACGCCTATGGTCCGGCGGAAGCTACAGTTTTTTCGACTTCTTGCAGGTGTAACGACTATGATTTCCACGAAGGTCAACTACCGGTTGGCAGGCCGATCTTGAATACACAGATTTATATTCTGGATAAATACCGGAAACCTGTCCCTATAGGTATGGCGGGAGAACTATACATTGGAGGTACAGGACTATCCTTAGGTTATCTGAACGCAAGCGATGGGGAGAATGCCAAGTTTATGCCTTCTCCTTTTGATCTGACGGAAAGGATCTATAGAACTGGTGACAAAGCAAAATGGTTAGAAAACGGTCATGTTCAGTTTCTAGGACGGGCTGATAGTCAATTGAAGATCAGAGGGTACCGCATTGAGCCAGGTGAAGTCGAAAAGGCGCTTACCCAGCATACGGAAATCAAACAGGCGGTAGTAATAGGGCTTAAAGTTGAGCAAATTCTGATTGCTTATTACACATCACCGGAAGAGCTCCCTAATGGTGAACTTCGTAAATATCTCATGGCCTCATTACCTGAGTACATGATACCTTCTATTTTCATTCATCTCGATGAAATACCGCTCACCACACATGGGAAAGTCGATGTAAAAACCCTCTCTCAACCAGATATCGAAGCATATCTTAACGGGGACAATTACGAGCAACCCACAACAGAGACTGAGGTAATTCTGGTAACGGTATTCCAGGAGTTTTTCAATCTCAAGGGCATAGGCCTCAACCATGATTTTTTTGAACTTGGGGGCAATTCATTGAAGGCCATGTCGCTGGTAGCAAGAATTGAAAATCAGTTTCAGGTAAGTCTTTCACTAATAGACTTTATGAGTAACCCCAAGATTAAGCATCTGGCAGAACTCATAGATTCAGGACAGCTAAATGAACCAAAAGTAAGGGTTGTTAATAGACCATTCTTTGGTCTATCCCGGTCCAAAGAAATATACTACGATTACTATGAACCCCTTAACGCGAAAAAGAATGTGGCAGTAATCATTTGCCAATCTATTGGGAATGAGAGTATTGTAGCGAAGTTTACGGTTTCGAAGTTGGCTGAGAAGATATCAGAACATGCGTATCCAACGATATATTTTGACTTTGCAGGCACTGGTAATTCAGAAGGTGAGCTATCAGACTTTGTTGTCGACGATTGGGTTTGTAACATTGAAACAGCAGTAAACGAAATCAAGACGAAGTGCAATCCCGACAAAATTGTCCTGCTAGGATTACGATTTGGAGGGCTCTTGTCAATGATGCATATCCGACGCCTCGAACGGGTAGATAAATTGATTCTATGGGAGCCAGTAGAAGATGGTTCAGGTTTCATTGAAGAAGCGAGAGCCAATCACAAAAAGTGGTTTAATGGTGGGTTCGCATTTCAGAAAAGAGTGCAAAAAGGTGGTGAGGAGTTCAAAGATTCTTACTTTCCCAATACACTTATCAAAGAAATTGAGCGTCTGCACATAGACAATGCCTTAACGAGGGATGATGTGAAAATTTACCAGCTCGGAGGTGAAAATCTTGTCCTTCAAACGGATCAAGACAACTTAACTTATCAGAAAAGCAGAAATAATCGTTTTTGGGAGAGAAAAAGCGACGAGGGTGCCAAAAGATTAATTCCCGAAGAAGACTTTTCTTCTATTATTAAATGGATTTCTTCTATCTAA